From Populus trichocarpa isolate Nisqually-1 chromosome 19, P.trichocarpa_v4.1, whole genome shotgun sequence, a single genomic window includes:
- the LOC18108775 gene encoding cytochrome b561 and DOMON domain-containing protein At5g47530 — protein MARSVIFLVAIFLSFCTLSCIAQQQPCTTYKFSNNKQFSSCSDLPVLSSSLHWNYLPLSSRVEVAFRHTGVTDRRWIAWAINPTSGGMIGSQAIVSFQRTDGSLAVYTSPITSYGTRLEQGNLSFTVLDLSATNQNNEMIIYASLELNGNISTVNHLWQVGPMSENTPMMHSVAPSSPNVKSMGSLDFLSGRIKATRSSSTTLKNVHGILNTVSWGILMPVGAVIARYLKRFESAGPLWFYLHVSCQLLAYILGGLSGFGTGIFLGVRSHGIEHSCHKIIGIVLFCLATAQVFGGLVRPDKDSKYRPFFNWFHFLAGCSTLILSIFNIYKGFDILHAARFWRLTYSGIILTLLLVTLLLEICTRWCLPITKRSMSNTVDKNTSTVAAVAAMDV, from the coding sequence ATGGCCCGTTCTGTGATTTTTCTAGTcgccatctttctttctttctgcacATTGTCATGCATAGCACAACAACAACCATGCACGACctataaattttcaaacaacaAACAGTTCTCTTCTTGCAGCGACTTGCCTGTTTTGAGTTCCTCTCTTCACTGGAACTACCTTCCATTATCCAGCAGAGTTGAGGTTGCATTCAGGCATACTGGCGTGACCGATCGCAGATGGATTGCTTGGGCTATCAATCCAACTTCAGGAGGGATGATTGGTTCCCAAGCAATCGTTTCTTTTCAGAGAACGGATGGAAGTCTTGCGGTCTATACTTCGCCTATAACAAGTTATGGAACGCGATTGGAACAAGGAAATCTTAGCTTTACTGTCTTGGACTTGTCCGCTACTAATCAGAACAATGAGATGATAATCTATGCAAGCTTAGAGCTCAATGGAAACATCAGCACAGTCAATCATCTCTGGCAAGTAGGCCCAATGTCTGAAAACACTCCAATGATGCATAGTGTTGCTCCATCCAGTCCCAACGTCAAATCCATGGGGAGTTTGGACTTCCTTTCAGGAAGGATTAAAGCGACAAGAAGTTCTTCAACAACACTGAAAAATGTCCATGGAATATTGAACACAGTAAGCTGGGGTATTCTAATGCCTGTTGGGGCCGTCATTGCAAGATACTTGAAAAGGTTCGAATCTGCAGGCCCTTTATGGTTCTACTTGCATGTCAGTTGTCAACTGCTGGCCTATATTCTTGGTGGTCTGTCTGGATTTGGGACTGGAATATTTCTTGGCGTAAGGTCTCATGGAATTGAACATAGCTGTCACAAAATCATCGGCATTGTCCTCTTCTGTCTTGCCACAGCGCAGGTGTTTGGTGGTCTGGTCAGACCTGACAAAGATAGCAAGTATCGTCCCTTCTTCAACTGGTTCCACTTCCTGGCGGGTTGCTCAACACTTATCCTAAGCATATTCAACATATACAAAGGATTTGACATATTGCACGCTGCAAGATTTTGGAGGCTCACCTACAGTGGTATAATACTAACTTTGCTACTGGTCACGCTACTATTGGAAATATGCACAAGATGGTGCCTGCCGATAACTAAGCGTTCGATGTCAAATACTGTGGACAAAAACACATCCACTGTCGCTGCAGTGGCTGCAATGGATGTTTAG